From Acidobacteriota bacterium, a single genomic window includes:
- a CDS encoding amidohydrolase codes for MIDIHTHILPREIPRWKEKFGYGGFISLEHHKPCCARMIRDDGHFFREIEDNCWSAERRLEHCDVQSVDVQVLSTVPVMFNYWAKPADCADTSQFLNDGIAATVDAFPTRFIGLGTVPMQDSRLAIRELERCRTLGFKGVQIGSNVNQLNLGESRFFDFFKACEEFSMAVFVHPWEMMGEAEMTKYWLPWLVGMPAETSRAVCSLIFAGTLRKCPDLRICFAHGGGSFPSTVGRIAHGFEVRPDLCAVDNDVNPRQYVRKIYYDSLVHDRSMLRYLIDIAGADRIALGTDYPFPLGEEIAGSLIESMDIDDATKTRLLSGTAREWLGISDL; via the coding sequence ATGATCGACATCCACACACACATTCTTCCGCGCGAGATTCCGCGTTGGAAGGAGAAGTTCGGCTACGGCGGATTCATTTCGCTCGAGCATCACAAGCCGTGCTGCGCTCGGATGATCAGGGACGACGGGCATTTCTTCCGCGAGATCGAGGACAATTGCTGGTCCGCCGAACGACGTCTTGAACATTGTGATGTGCAAAGCGTCGACGTTCAGGTGCTTTCGACGGTTCCGGTGATGTTCAATTACTGGGCGAAACCGGCCGATTGCGCCGACACTTCGCAGTTTTTGAATGATGGGATAGCGGCGACCGTCGATGCGTTCCCGACCCGATTCATCGGACTCGGAACCGTTCCGATGCAGGACTCGAGGCTTGCGATCCGCGAACTCGAGCGTTGCAGAACGCTCGGTTTCAAGGGCGTTCAGATAGGTTCCAACGTCAATCAGCTGAATCTCGGCGAATCTCGGTTTTTCGATTTCTTCAAAGCCTGCGAAGAGTTTTCGATGGCCGTTTTCGTCCATCCGTGGGAGATGATGGGCGAAGCCGAAATGACGAAATACTGGCTGCCGTGGCTCGTCGGAATGCCCGCTGAGACATCCCGCGCGGTGTGCTCGCTGATCTTCGCCGGCACTCTCCGAAAATGCCCCGATCTTCGGATCTGCTTCGCGCACGGCGGCGGGTCCTTCCCATCTACGGTCGGACGCATCGCTCATGGCTTTGAAGTTCGCCCGGATCTTTGCGCCGTCGATAACGACGTCAATCCGCGTCAATATGTGCGGAAAATCTATTATGACTCGCTCGTTCACGATCGGTCGATGTTGCGATATCTGATCGACATTGCAGGTGCCGACCGCATCGCGCTCGGCACCGATTACCCTTTCCCGCTTGGCGAAGAAATCGCCGGAAGCCTGATCGAGTCGATGGATATTGACGACGCGACGAAGACACGACTTTTGTCTGGAACCGCGAGGGAATGGCTCGGGATCTCGGATTTGTGA
- a CDS encoding RidA family protein: MTSEKSEITNPQSKIVVVESSRAPEPVGLYPHARRVGDLLFLSGVGPRERGSKKIPGVELNDAGEIVAYDIETQCRSVFQNVRYILEDAGSSWDKIVDVTVFLTNMKDDFATYNRVYAEYFAENRPCRTTVEINCLPTPIAIELKVIATV, from the coding sequence ATGACATCCGAAAAATCCGAAATCACAAATCCCCAATCCAAAATCGTCGTGGTTGAATCATCCCGAGCACCGGAACCGGTCGGTCTCTACCCGCACGCACGGCGGGTCGGCGATCTTTTGTTTTTATCGGGTGTCGGCCCGCGCGAGCGCGGCTCGAAAAAGATCCCGGGCGTCGAACTCAACGACGCCGGCGAGATCGTCGCATACGACATCGAAACGCAATGCCGTTCGGTCTTTCAGAACGTCCGTTACATACTCGAAGACGCCGGCTCGTCGTGGGACAAGATCGTCGACGTGACCGTCTTCCTGACCAATATGAAGGACGATTTCGCGACGTATAACCGCGTTTACGCCGAGTACTTCGCCGAAAACCGTCCGTGCCGGACGACGGTCGAGATCAACTGCCTTCCGACACCGATCGCGATCGAACTCAAGGTCATCGCAACAGTCTGA
- a CDS encoding GNAT family N-acetyltransferase — translation MLEYTLNEIPETEEIIELYRAAGLPRPIDDPTRIAAMYASSDIVVAARADGKLVGVSRALADGVWCCYLADLAVDPACQKSGIGRRLVDLTRERAGGGSMVLLLSVPDAMEYYPKIGMNTVENGFIFPRKF, via the coding sequence ATGCTTGAATACACGCTGAACGAAATACCCGAAACCGAAGAGATAATCGAACTCTATCGCGCCGCCGGATTGCCGCGGCCGATCGACGATCCGACACGCATCGCCGCAATGTACGCTTCGTCCGACATCGTCGTTGCGGCCCGCGCCGACGGCAAACTGGTCGGAGTTTCGCGCGCGCTGGCGGACGGAGTCTGGTGCTGCTATCTCGCCGATCTGGCGGTGGATCCGGCGTGTCAGAAGTCGGGGATCGGCCGCAGACTCGTCGATTTGACGCGAGAACGCGCCGGCGGCGGGTCGATGGTTCTTCTCCTTTCGGTTCCTGACGCGATGGAATACTATCCGAAGATCGGAATGAACACGGTCGAAAATGGTTTCATTTTCCCGCGCAAGTTCTGA
- a CDS encoding VOC family protein — translation MNFHSSSPILRVSDLVASLDYYNNILGFATDWGHESGFASVSRQAANLMLCENDQGNFGTWVYIGVGDVLRLHEELTAKGAIVKLPPTNYEWAMEIHVADPDGNVIRFGSEPDTSRPFDDWVTWYKQ, via the coding sequence ATGAATTTTCACTCGTCATCGCCCATTCTTCGTGTCAGCGACCTCGTGGCGTCGCTCGATTATTACAACAACATTCTCGGTTTCGCGACTGACTGGGGCCACGAAAGCGGATTCGCATCGGTCTCGCGTCAGGCGGCGAATCTGATGCTCTGCGAAAACGACCAAGGGAATTTCGGAACGTGGGTTTACATCGGCGTCGGCGACGTCTTGCGCCTGCACGAGGAGTTGACTGCCAAAGGCGCGATCGTGAAGCTTCCGCCAACCAATTACGAATGGGCGATGGAGATTCACGTCGCCGACCCCGACGGCAATGTCATCAGGTTCGGTTCGGAACCCGACACGTCGCGGCCGTTCGACGATTGGGTAACCTGGTACAAACAGTGA
- a CDS encoding 3-hydroxyanthranilate 3,4-dioxygenase, with product MPIKRPFNFRKWIDDNRHLLKPPVGNKLVYEDAEFIVMVVGGPNSRKDYHWEEGEEFFYQIEGDITVKVQEEGRAVDVPIREGEIFLLPPRVPHNPIRGANTVGLVIERKRREGELDGLLWFCENCNEKLYEEYFELTDIVNQFQGVFRKFYGDSGLRTCKSCGAVMEPPPIVG from the coding sequence ATGCCAATCAAAAGACCCTTCAACTTTCGGAAATGGATCGACGACAACCGTCATTTGCTTAAACCGCCGGTAGGAAACAAACTCGTCTATGAGGACGCGGAGTTTATCGTGATGGTCGTCGGCGGACCGAATTCCCGAAAGGATTATCATTGGGAAGAGGGCGAGGAGTTCTTTTACCAGATCGAGGGCGACATCACGGTCAAGGTGCAGGAAGAAGGCCGAGCGGTCGATGTCCCGATCCGCGAGGGCGAGATCTTTCTCTTGCCGCCGCGGGTGCCGCACAACCCGATCCGCGGCGCGAACACAGTCGGACTCGTGATCGAACGAAAACGCCGTGAGGGAGAACTCGACGGACTTCTGTGGTTTTGCGAGAACTGCAACGAGAAGTTGTACGAAGAGTATTTCGAGCTAACCGATATCGTCAACCAGTTTCAGGGCGTTTTCAGGAAATTCTACGGCGATTCGGGTCTGCGAACCTGCAAATCGTGCGGCGCGGTGATGGAACCGCCGCCGATAGTCGGTTGA
- a CDS encoding pentapeptide repeat-containing protein — protein sequence MYKADEAFDDIDFSAENVTGSEFENCTFENCRLAKADLSGTLFVDCAFVRCDLSLAVIKNTAFRSVGFNSCKIVGLRFEDASNFAFECRFIDCNLSLSTFSGRDLRHSVFERCNLKEVDLAGSDLSGVTLADCDLRDAIFDATNLERSDLRTAVNFVINPESNRISKARFSYAGLAGLLAKYDILIEP from the coding sequence ATGTACAAAGCTGACGAAGCATTCGACGACATCGACTTTTCCGCTGAAAATGTTACGGGCAGCGAGTTTGAGAACTGTACGTTCGAGAATTGCCGTTTGGCGAAGGCGGACCTTTCGGGAACCCTGTTTGTCGATTGCGCGTTCGTCAGATGCGATCTGAGCCTGGCCGTCATCAAGAATACGGCGTTCAGATCGGTCGGTTTCAATTCATGCAAGATCGTCGGACTGCGGTTCGAAGACGCGAGCAATTTCGCCTTCGAATGCCGTTTTATTGACTGCAATCTCAGTCTTTCGACATTTTCAGGACGCGATCTCCGGCATTCGGTGTTCGAACGATGCAATCTGAAAGAGGTCGATCTTGCTGGATCCGATCTGTCGGGCGTGACTCTCGCCGATTGCGACCTGCGCGACGCGATCTTCGACGCCACGAACCTTGAAAGATCGGATCTTCGAACGGCCGTGAATTTCGTTATCAACCCGGAGTCCAACCGGATCTCAAAGGCACGGTTCTCGTACGCCGGACTCGCCGGACTGCTTGCGAAATACGATATTCTGATCGAGCCTTAA
- a CDS encoding glycine C-acetyltransferase, which translates to MYGAIKQQLENQIGEIREAGLYKNERVIESPQEAHIRVADGEVLNMCANNYLGLSDHPDLVAAAHKALDEWGYGLSSVRFICGTQSIHKELERKISAFLGMEDTILYTSCFDANGGLFETLLSEEDAIISDELNHASIIDGVRLCKAQRSRYRNGDMSDLEERLKEAAGARNRMIATDGVFSMDGYIAKLDQICDLAEKYDAMVMVDDSHAVGFIGEHGRGTPEYHGVTDRIDIITGTLGKALGGASGGYTSAKKEIIELLRQRSRPYLFSNSVAPPIVGASIKAIDLLTESTALRDKLAANTKFFREELSKIGLQILPGEHPIVPVMFGDAMPAVKMAESLLKKGVYVIPFSFPVVPKGKARIRTQVSAGHSMEDLKFAVEKFAEAKAEVGI; encoded by the coding sequence ATGTACGGAGCTATCAAACAACAACTTGAGAATCAGATCGGCGAGATCCGCGAGGCCGGACTCTACAAGAACGAACGCGTCATCGAAAGTCCGCAGGAAGCGCATATCAGGGTCGCCGATGGCGAGGTCTTGAATATGTGCGCCAACAACTATCTCGGGCTCTCGGATCATCCCGATCTCGTCGCCGCGGCGCACAAGGCGCTCGATGAATGGGGTTACGGACTTTCATCCGTGAGATTCATTTGCGGAACACAGTCGATCCACAAGGAGCTCGAACGAAAGATCAGCGCCTTTCTCGGAATGGAAGACACGATTCTCTATACGTCCTGTTTCGACGCCAACGGCGGCTTGTTCGAAACGCTGCTCTCGGAAGAAGACGCGATCATCTCGGACGAACTCAACCACGCCAGCATCATCGACGGCGTCCGTCTCTGCAAGGCCCAACGCTCGCGCTATCGAAACGGCGATATGAGCGACCTTGAAGAAAGGCTCAAGGAAGCGGCGGGAGCGCGAAACCGTATGATCGCCACCGACGGCGTCTTTTCGATGGACGGCTACATCGCGAAGCTCGATCAGATCTGCGACTTGGCGGAAAAATACGATGCGATGGTGATGGTCGACGACTCGCACGCGGTCGGATTCATCGGTGAACACGGCCGCGGAACGCCGGAGTATCACGGCGTTACGGACCGTATCGACATCATCACCGGAACGCTCGGCAAGGCGCTCGGCGGCGCATCGGGCGGATACACGTCCGCAAAGAAGGAAATCATCGAGTTGTTGAGACAGCGTTCGCGCCCATACCTTTTCTCGAATTCCGTCGCCCCGCCGATCGTCGGCGCATCGATCAAGGCGATCGATCTTTTGACCGAATCGACCGCGCTCCGCGACAAACTCGCGGCGAACACGAAGTTTTTCCGTGAAGAGCTTTCGAAGATCGGGCTTCAGATTCTCCCTGGCGAACATCCGATCGTTCCGGTGATGTTCGGCGACGCGATGCCGGCGGTGAAGATGGCGGAATCACTCTTGAAGAAAGGCGTTTACGTCATCCCCTTCTCGTTCCCGGTCGTCCCGAAAGGCAAAGCGCGGATCCGGACGCAGGTCTCGGCCGGCCACTCGATGGAAGACCTGAAATTCGCCGTCGAAAAATTCGCCGAAGCGAAGGCCGAAGTCGGGATTTAG
- a CDS encoding radical SAM protein — translation MPASIYGPVKSWRLGRSLGVDVLCIDSICSFECVYCQLGKINRVTAKRGVFVKTEKVIADLRLSDWTNCDVITFSGSGEPTLAANLGEIITEIKRITAKPVIVLTNSTLLDQKAVRDELALADRVFCKLDAWSDETLRRFDRPAAGITFESIVSGIIALRKEFKGILAIQTMLLRTPHEDEIEELAEILSRIRPDEVQLNLPTRPVPRDYFVETRGNEVTVDETFTNLKTISKEELKRIAAKLKDLTGLDVVSR, via the coding sequence GTGCCCGCCAGCATTTACGGTCCGGTAAAATCCTGGCGTCTCGGACGCTCGCTCGGAGTAGATGTTCTCTGTATCGATTCGATCTGCTCATTCGAATGCGTCTACTGCCAGCTCGGAAAGATAAACCGCGTTACGGCAAAACGCGGCGTCTTCGTCAAAACCGAAAAAGTCATCGCGGATCTCCGCTTGTCGGATTGGACGAACTGCGACGTGATCACTTTTTCCGGCAGCGGCGAACCAACCCTCGCAGCCAATCTTGGCGAGATAATTACTGAAATTAAAAGAATTACGGCGAAGCCGGTGATAGTTCTGACGAACTCTACACTGCTCGATCAAAAAGCGGTGCGGGATGAACTCGCGCTGGCCGACCGCGTTTTTTGCAAACTCGACGCTTGGTCGGACGAAACTCTGCGTCGGTTCGACCGACCTGCGGCCGGAATCACCTTTGAATCGATCGTCAGCGGCATTATCGCGCTTCGGAAAGAGTTCAAGGGCATTCTCGCGATTCAGACGATGCTGCTCCGGACACCGCACGAGGATGAGATCGAAGAACTCGCCGAGATCCTGTCGAGGATACGGCCGGACGAAGTTCAACTGAATCTTCCGACACGTCCGGTCCCGCGCGATTACTTCGTCGAAACGCGCGGCAATGAAGTGACGGTCGACGAGACATTCACGAACCTGAAAACGATCTCGAAAGAAGAACTCAAGCGGATCGCCGCGAAGTTAAAAGATTTGACCGGTCTCGACGTGGTTTCGCGTTGA
- a CDS encoding YwiC-like family protein, with protein MSEVISTVKVRTRGIALPNEHGAWGFLFEPLVVALAIAFSMPAAWIALTYVGAFLMRQPLKVYVADRIAGRDLPQTSVALKFALYFGLIYVVGVAGSLAFADLRSFIPILLVAPLGVYQIYADASRQSRNLVPELTGAVAISSSITVIALASGFEAGTAYALWGVFAARLIPSIVYVRNRLRLEKGKDYLYFPAIFAHVAGIACVALLAVNGLIPKLPLVIFSVLLIRAAWGLSSYRKKVKAMRIGIWELIYGALTAISVILGYYFGI; from the coding sequence ATGTCTGAGGTAATTTCCACAGTTAAGGTCCGAACCCGCGGAATCGCATTGCCGAACGAACACGGTGCTTGGGGATTTTTGTTTGAGCCGCTCGTCGTTGCACTCGCGATCGCGTTCTCGATGCCGGCGGCGTGGATCGCTCTCACCTACGTCGGCGCGTTTCTGATGCGCCAGCCGCTGAAGGTCTACGTTGCCGACAGGATCGCGGGACGCGATCTGCCGCAAACTTCCGTTGCGCTGAAATTTGCGCTCTATTTCGGGCTGATCTACGTCGTCGGAGTTGCCGGCAGCCTGGCGTTCGCCGATCTCAGGAGTTTCATTCCGATTCTGCTCGTCGCACCGCTTGGCGTCTACCAGATCTATGCCGACGCGTCGAGACAGAGTCGAAATCTTGTCCCGGAACTGACCGGTGCCGTAGCGATCTCGTCATCGATCACCGTGATCGCGCTTGCTTCCGGATTTGAAGCCGGGACAGCCTACGCGCTTTGGGGGGTCTTCGCGGCGCGTTTGATTCCGTCGATCGTTTATGTCCGCAATCGGCTGCGGCTTGAAAAAGGCAAAGACTACTTGTACTTCCCGGCGATCTTCGCACACGTCGCCGGGATCGCCTGCGTTGCACTGCTTGCCGTCAACGGCCTCATTCCGAAATTGCCGCTCGTAATCTTCTCGGTTCTTCTGATTCGCGCGGCTTGGGGGCTCTCGTCGTATCGCAAGAAAGTGAAGGCGATGCGGATCGGTATTTGGGAGCTCATCTACGGCGCGCTGACTGCAATCTCTGTCATCTTGGGTTATTATTTTGGTATATGA
- the tdh gene encoding L-threonine 3-dehydrogenase, translated as MKAIVKSKAEVGLWLEDVPEPEIGINDVLIRMKRTGICGTDVHIWNWDAWAQSTIKVPTILGHELVGEIVEVGSNVNDFYVGDIVSVEGHLVCGRCRNCLAGRRYKCAKTLGFGVNTDGGFAEYMAVPMTNIWKHEPGINLDVAAIFDPFGNAVHTALAFEVFGEDVLITGAGPIGIMAAAVAKHAGARHVVITDVNPKRLELARKMGVTLAVDVRETSIADVQKELGMREGFDVGMEMSGSPQAFKDMLVNMTHGGNVAFLGIPADEFAINWKTVIFNMLTIKGIYGREMYETWYQMSVLLEGGLDIEPVITHRFHHTEFAKGFEVMREGNSGKVILDWSV; from the coding sequence ATGAAAGCAATCGTAAAAAGCAAAGCCGAAGTTGGTCTTTGGCTCGAAGACGTTCCGGAACCCGAGATCGGGATCAACGACGTTCTGATCCGTATGAAACGCACCGGAATCTGCGGCACCGATGTTCATATCTGGAACTGGGATGCGTGGGCGCAGAGTACGATCAAGGTACCGACGATCCTCGGGCACGAACTGGTCGGGGAGATCGTCGAGGTCGGCTCGAACGTCAATGACTTTTATGTCGGCGACATCGTCTCGGTCGAAGGCCACCTCGTCTGCGGCCGTTGCCGGAACTGCCTTGCCGGCCGGCGCTACAAATGCGCCAAGACGCTCGGATTCGGAGTCAACACCGACGGCGGTTTCGCGGAGTATATGGCCGTGCCGATGACGAATATCTGGAAGCACGAGCCGGGCATCAATCTTGACGTCGCGGCGATCTTCGATCCGTTCGGCAACGCCGTCCATACGGCGCTCGCGTTCGAGGTTTTCGGCGAAGACGTACTTATTACGGGAGCCGGCCCGATCGGCATTATGGCCGCCGCGGTTGCGAAGCACGCCGGCGCGCGCCACGTCGTCATCACCGACGTCAACCCGAAGCGCCTCGAACTCGCGCGAAAAATGGGAGTGACGCTAGCTGTCGACGTTCGCGAAACCTCGATCGCCGACGTTCAGAAAGAGCTCGGAATGAGAGAGGGCTTCGACGTCGGTATGGAAATGTCGGGCAGTCCGCAGGCTTTCAAGGATATGCTCGTGAATATGACGCACGGCGGAAACGTCGCTTTCCTCGGAATTCCGGCGGATGAGTTCGCCATCAATTGGAAGACCGTCATCTTCAATATGCTTACGATCAAGGGCATCTATGGCCGGGAAATGTACGAGACTTGGTACCAGATGAGCGTCCTGCTCGAAGGTGGTCTTGACATCGAACCGGTGATCACGCACCGTTTTCACCACACTGAGTTCGCGAAAGGCTTTGAGGTGATGCGCGAAGGGAATTCGGGCAAGGTCATCCTCGACTGGTCCGTTTGA
- the ric gene encoding iron-sulfur cluster repair di-iron protein, whose amino-acid sequence MQTLSNRTVREIALEMPVTTRVFEEFKIDYCCRGRHEFNEACEMAGADPTIVTKKIEEIVKAESIGDMTWLNTASLGTLIGYIVDKHHVFTRSEIASLVPLMAKVASRHGETHTELLEMDRVFNLLCDELMQHLLKEENVLFPYVENLEKAERGDTAIHFSCFGSVQNPVNMMLREHDSAGDMLRALRELADDYKLPDDACPSFTALYHRLAGFERDLHQHIHLENNLLFPKALELEARVFAI is encoded by the coding sequence ATGCAAACATTGTCCAACAGAACCGTACGCGAGATCGCGCTTGAGATGCCCGTCACGACCCGCGTTTTCGAAGAATTCAAGATCGACTACTGCTGCCGCGGCCGTCACGAGTTCAACGAAGCGTGTGAGATGGCCGGCGCAGACCCGACGATCGTCACGAAAAAGATCGAAGAGATCGTCAAAGCCGAAAGTATTGGAGATATGACTTGGCTAAATACTGCAAGCCTGGGAACGTTGATCGGCTACATCGTCGACAAACACCACGTCTTTACGCGCTCGGAGATCGCGAGCCTCGTTCCGTTGATGGCCAAGGTCGCGAGTCGGCACGGTGAAACTCATACGGAACTTCTCGAAATGGATCGCGTCTTCAATTTGCTTTGCGACGAACTGATGCAGCATCTTCTGAAGGAAGAGAACGTTTTGTTCCCGTATGTCGAGAACCTCGAAAAGGCCGAACGCGGCGATACCGCTATCCATTTCTCGTGTTTCGGATCGGTTCAAAATCCGGTAAATATGATGCTCCGCGAACACGACAGTGCCGGTGATATGCTGCGCGCGTTGCGTGAACTCGCCGATGATTACAAATTGCCAGACGATGCGTGCCCAAGTTTTACGGCGCTCTATCATCGCCTTGCCGGTTTCGAGCGCGATTTGCACCAGCATATTCACCTCGAGAACAATCTGCTTTTTCCGAAGGCGCTTGAACTCGAAGCGAGAGTTTTCGCGATCTGA
- a CDS encoding DUF1697 domain-containing protein encodes MRYVALFRGINVGGKTTVRMERLRELLSDLGFGNVRSYIQSGNVAVDSDDPEESIEARIYESFEREFFRTPVMVRSIDSIRDAVDANPFANEEFEDKQMHLVFLSEAMNDEKAAFLLSHNNETESFSVRGREVYCLLRAGVADSLLGKKFIDNKLKIAATGRNWRTVKTLLTL; translated from the coding sequence ATGAGGTATGTCGCTCTTTTTCGCGGAATCAACGTTGGCGGCAAAACGACCGTCAGGATGGAGCGTCTCCGGGAACTGCTTTCCGACCTTGGATTCGGCAACGTCCGTTCATATATCCAAAGCGGCAATGTCGCTGTCGATTCCGATGATCCGGAAGAATCGATCGAAGCGCGGATCTACGAATCGTTCGAACGCGAGTTTTTCAGAACTCCGGTGATGGTTCGCTCGATCGATTCGATTCGTGACGCGGTCGACGCAAATCCGTTTGCGAACGAGGAATTCGAAGACAAGCAAATGCATCTCGTTTTTTTGAGCGAGGCGATGAACGACGAAAAAGCGGCGTTCCTGCTTTCCCACAATAATGAAACCGAGTCATTCTCGGTTCGTGGGCGCGAGGTCTATTGCCTTCTCCGCGCGGGCGTTGCCGACAGCCTGTTGGGGAAGAAATTTATCGACAACAAACTCAAGATCGCGGCGACGGGCCGAAACTGGCGGACCGTCAAGACGCTTCTTACACTTTGA
- a CDS encoding biliverdin-producing heme oxygenase produces the protein MQPETANDSIMAQLKSRTAHQHQATEATVNLMRPDFTLDDYRELLKRFFAFYEPFEAKVQESLAENPIELDHSERLNTPRLLKDLKNLGYSDDEINAFERAETFPDLDSKENIFGSLYVIEGSTLGGQVIGRHLKQHFDLDASNGAAFFLGYGPDTGKMWRGYAEAVTKFAETADTEKIIAGANQTFEAIGKALSR, from the coding sequence ATGCAACCAGAAACAGCAAATGATTCAATAATGGCGCAGCTCAAATCGCGAACTGCCCATCAGCATCAGGCGACCGAAGCAACAGTCAATCTGATGCGTCCGGACTTTACACTCGACGATTACCGGGAACTTTTGAAACGCTTCTTCGCATTTTATGAGCCGTTTGAGGCAAAAGTGCAGGAGTCGCTGGCAGAGAACCCGATCGAACTCGATCACAGCGAACGGTTGAACACGCCGCGGCTTCTCAAAGACTTGAAGAATCTCGGGTATTCGGACGATGAGATCAACGCATTCGAGCGGGCGGAGACGTTCCCGGATCTCGATTCAAAGGAGAATATCTTCGGATCGCTTTACGTCATCGAGGGATCAACGCTCGGCGGCCAGGTCATCGGCCGGCATCTGAAACAGCATTTCGATCTCGATGCTTCGAATGGCGCCGCGTTTTTCCTCGGCTATGGTCCCGACACCGGAAAGATGTGGCGCGGTTACGCCGAAGCCGTGACCAAATTCGCCGAAACGGCGGACACCGAAAAGATAATCGCCGGCGCGAACCAAACTTTCGAAGCGATCGGAAAAGCACTGTCGAGGTAA
- a CDS encoding phosphoglyceromutase gives MKPIVLALMLLVFVCPAPARTKTENVIVVTLDGARIQEIFGGLDEQLYKKIYKNAESRLTFKQYSAPNATSRREKLMPFFWTRLMRDFGSIAGNRELGSEVKTTNNLLFSYPGYSEILTGRARDDVINSNDRIQNRFPSFLQFLQRKMRLNHDQVALFASWNVFNEIAATDKDAFEINAGYERFDTGGKALSDAQFETPTPWDSVRHDFYTFRFAMSHLTKHSPRVLYIGLGETDDWAHDENYDRMIDALRRSDNYLKELWEFVGTDPRYKDKTSVIITVDHGRGKTENDWDKHGEDVPEARWIWMAFASPDSKLRGEWSKSDTIYQNQVAATVTKLLGFDYSEQDPSAGRPIDRIFSN, from the coding sequence ATGAAACCGATAGTTCTTGCGCTTATGCTGCTCGTTTTCGTCTGTCCCGCCCCGGCCCGGACGAAAACTGAAAACGTGATCGTCGTTACGCTCGACGGTGCCCGCATCCAAGAAATCTTTGGCGGGCTCGATGAACAACTCTACAAGAAGATTTACAAAAACGCCGAAAGCCGTTTGACGTTCAAACAGTATTCGGCGCCGAACGCAACCTCCCGGCGCGAAAAGTTGATGCCTTTTTTCTGGACCCGGCTGATGCGCGATTTCGGCTCGATCGCCGGCAACCGCGAACTCGGGAGCGAGGTGAAGACAACCAACAATCTGCTCTTTTCGTATCCCGGCTATTCGGAGATTCTGACCGGACGCGCGCGCGACGATGTGATCAACAGCAACGATCGGATTCAGAACAGGTTTCCGTCGTTTCTTCAGTTTTTGCAACGGAAAATGAGACTCAACCACGATCAGGTGGCTCTGTTCGCATCCTGGAACGTGTTCAACGAGATCGCGGCAACCGACAAGGACGCGTTCGAGATCAACGCCGGCTACGAGCGATTCGATACTGGCGGAAAAGCCCTCAGTGATGCACAATTCGAGACTCCGACGCCTTGGGATTCGGTGCGACACGACTTTTACACATTTCGGTTCGCGATGTCTCACCTCACGAAACACTCGCCGCGCGTTTTGTACATCGGACTCGGCGAGACCGACGACTGGGCGCACGACGAGAACTACGACCGGATGATCGACGCCCTCCGCCGGTCGGACAACTATCTGAAAGAACTCTGGGAGTTCGTCGGGACCGACCCGCGTTACAAAGACAAAACATCGGTCATCATTACCGTCGACCACGGGCGCGGCAAAACCGAAAACGACTGGGACAAGCACGGCGAAGATGTTCCGGAAGCTCGCTGGATTTGGATGGCATTTGCCTCGCCCGATTCAAAACTCCGCGGTGAGTGGTCCAAAAGCGATACGATCTATCAAAATCAGGTCGCCGCGACCGTGACTAAATTGCTCGGGTTCGATTATTCTGAACAGGATCCTTCGGCGGGAAGGCCGATCGATCGGATCTTCTCCAATTAG